A stretch of Brassica rapa cultivar Chiifu-401-42 chromosome A08, CAAS_Brap_v3.01, whole genome shotgun sequence DNA encodes these proteins:
- the LOC103832581 gene encoding E3 ubiquitin-protein ligase SIRP1 isoform X2 encodes MEEEEAGAVAVAYWCHMCSRTVDPLMEAEIKCPFCASGFVEEVAEEHDDDHRANNSSLLAPILMQVINESSLLTSNQSVDEDAQTESGNDVDSQLQEILRRRRARRSVSVMQLLDGDGDGDRERGSLIVVSGASLSEYFIGPGFEALLQRLTDNDPNRYGTPPAQKEAVEALASVKIQEPTLQCSVCLDEFEIGVEAKEMPCEHKFHGECLLPWLELHSSCPVCRYELPSDETKTETARTQPNGDGGGSESSSFASIQEGSENSDGSHHPEEEEEEDSDDDGDDGVEFSIPWLLSSLFSSSQDSSNPSSGTH; translated from the coding sequence ATGCCCCTTTTGTGCTAGTGGCTTTGTCGAAGAGGTGGCCGAGGAACATGATGATGATCACAGAGCAAACAACAGTTCTCTCTTGGCTCCCATCTTGATGCAAGTCATCAATGAATCTTCCCTCCTCACAAGCAACCAAAGTGTTGATGAAGATGCTCAAACCGAATCTGGAAACGATGTGGATTCTCAGCTCCAAGAGATTCTCAGGAGGAGAAGGGCAAGACGTTCCGTTTCCGTTATGCAGTTActtgatggtgatggtgatggtgacAGAGAGAGAGGAAGCTTGATCGTGGTCTCTGGTGCTTCTTTGAGTGAGTATTTCATCGGTCCTGGCTTCGAAGCCCTGCTTCAGCGTTTAACAGATAACGATCCCAACAGATACGGAACACCTCCTGCTCAAAAAGAAGCTGTTGAGGCTTTGGCTAGCGTCAAAATCCAGGAGCCTACTCTGCAGTGTTCGGTTTGTTTGGATGAATTTGAGATTGGGGTGGAAGCCAAAGAGATGCCTTGTGAGCACAAGTTTCACGGCGAATGCTTGCTCCCGTGGCTCGAGCTTCATAGTTCCTGTCCGGTTTGTAGGTACGAGTTACCTTCGGACGAGACAAAGACGGAGACTGCAAGAACACAACCAAATGGTGACGGTGGTGGAAGTGAGTCTTCTTCTTTTGCAAGCATCCAAGAAGGAAGTGAGAATAGCGATGGAAGTCACCAccctgaggaggaggaggaagaggacagcgatgatgatggtgatgatgggGTTGAATTCTCAATCCCGTGGCTGCTTAGCAGCTTGTTCTCGTCATCCCAAGACAGCAGCAATCCATCGAGTGGTACAcactga